One genomic window of Acidovorax radicis includes the following:
- the phaR gene encoding polyhydroxyalkanoate synthesis repressor PhaR, protein MSKSAQRVIKKYPNRRLYDTDTSTYITLAEVRQLVMASEHVVVRDAKTGEDLTRSILLQIILEEEAGGAPMFTEAVLANIIRFYGHAMQGFMGAYLEKNVQAFTDVQAKLAEQSQSVTPEMWAQFMNLQSPMLKGMMGNYVEQSQSMLTQMQEQMQKQTEQMLGAFGLKR, encoded by the coding sequence ATGTCCAAGTCGGCCCAGCGCGTCATCAAGAAGTATCCCAATCGCCGTCTGTATGACACAGACACGTCCACCTACATCACGCTGGCCGAGGTGCGCCAACTGGTCATGGCCAGTGAGCACGTGGTGGTGCGTGACGCCAAGACGGGCGAAGACCTCACCCGCAGCATCTTGCTGCAGATCATTCTGGAAGAGGAGGCGGGCGGTGCGCCGATGTTCACCGAAGCGGTGCTGGCCAACATCATCCGGTTTTATGGCCATGCCATGCAGGGTTTCATGGGGGCTTATCTGGAAAAGAACGTGCAGGCCTTCACCGATGTACAGGCCAAGCTCGCCGAGCAGTCGCAGAGTGTGACGCCAGAGATGTGGGCGCAATTCATGAACCTGCAGTCGCCCATGCTCAAGGGCATGATGGGCAACTATGTGGAGCAATCTCAGTCCATGCTCACGCAAATGCAGGAGCAGATGCAAAAGCAGACCGAGCAGATGCTGGGTGCGTTTGGACTGAAGAGATAA